The nucleotide window TGCCTGCGGTGTTCTCGAAGAATCGCCTGATAATACTTGCTCGAAACAATTTATAAATTCTTACCAAAAACTGAAATTAGAATAACCCTTGATCATACCACAAAATATTTATGCAAGAGTTCTACAGTAAATGGCACGTAAAAAACCGTTATGAGGCGATAAAAAGAGGGGCGATGCTTGGTTATATCGACTATAACTTGATTGTGAATGAATGATGTATTAGTGGGGAGAGCGAAAGGATTAAGTCGGGGAGTCCTCGACTTAATTCTGATGCTAATTAGAAAGCGTCTCGTAAAAGTATACCAATACCAATTACTAATGCTGCTGCGGCAACTGCTGGTGCTGTCACACTAGCAACTCCTGCTGCTGCTATACCTAGACCGATAATAGCTAAACCGCCAGCATCCGGATCTAGTCCTCCTACAACCAAATTCTGTTCAAAATCGTTAAGTTCAATCAAGTCAACAGAAGAGTCTGTAGAATTTTTATCTGATTCTTTGATGTCGTAAATTTTAATTTTGGACATAACGCAATTTTAATCTTATGTTCGTTTCTATAAAAACATGACTATAAATATCATGGCAATATTTATACTGTTCTCAATCACAATTTATTCGTACCAAAATTGTTTTAGTTTTGTTTCATCTGTGCTAGAAAGCAGATATCCTGGCAAAATGCTTGCTAATTCTAGCTTCCAAGGATTTTGCTCACAAGATGAGTTGCCGCTTCAAATGGTCGATATTTTGCTTTTAACTTGACTGCAAATAAGCTGTAATCCCATCTTCGCTCTCTTGGCTGTCCAGAAAATAAGAACCCATTAATTGTAGCGACCTGCAATTATAAATCCCTAAACCTGCAATCAAGGGATTTTCAAACCAGGATTAAATGCAACTATAATTTCTTTTGAACCAGAATTAATTGCAACTGAACCAGGATTAAATACAACCAACCTGCAATCATCCGTTTCGACCAGGATTATTTGCAAATAGACTCAACGCTTTGCCAGAACTGAGTCTTCAGTATTGACAGAGGTTTGTTAAAAAACTCATTTGAAAATTTGATAGATTAACTTTGAATTCTTTACCGAGTTTTTTAACTAGAAAACATACGGTTTACCGTTCTCTAAGGCTTATCGGTACGGCAGTAAAGAAAACGTTCGTTTCTTTTACTTTTATAGTTGCAGATAATCCTGGCTCAAACCAATGATTGCAGGCTCAGTTGCAAATAATCCTGGCTCAGTTGCATTTAATCCTGGCTGAAGCGCAATTATAGTTGCATTTAATCCTGGTTTGTAAATGTCTTGATTGCAGGTTTGAGCGATTAGTATTGCAGGTCGCTACAATTAATAGGGGTGTGAGTATCAATGGAACAGAAAACCGGGATAAGAAAATTGAGTTCAAAGACTAAAAACAGCCGCTACCATGTATATACATAGACAAAAGCATTGAAGATAGGTCATTATTCACTTCCAGCCATGTATATACATGAAAATAAATGTTACATAACTTAAGAACAGAAAACCGGGATAAGTCCTAAACTCTACAACAAATCATCAAAATCAACAGGAGCATAAGGGTCACGCAAAGAGCGGAGTTCTCCCTTTAAAATGGGTTCTGCCAACAAGAAATAATAACGCCCCAACATATTAATATGTTTGCGTCCCAATGGAGAAAGTCGGGCAATGTCTTCTCTATGTGTCGCCTGACCAAGAGAACTCAACTTATTGACTGCTGCATCCATGTAGTAAGTATTCCACAGCACAATCACATTCACAACCAAACCTAACGCCCCTAATTGGTCTTCTTGACCCTCACGGTATCTTTGCCGAATTTCTCCCCGTTGACCGTGGAAAACCGTTCGGGATAAACTGTGACGACTTTCACCACGGTTGATTTGAGTTAAAATTCGACGGCGGTATGTCTCATCATCAATGTAGGATAGCAGATATAAGGTTTTGATAATCCGTCCCAATTCGCCAAGAGCTTTTGCCAAAGTCGAGGGCTGATTACCCCGTTGCAAGGAACGCATTAAATCAGTTGCGTTGACCGTTCCCAACTTCAGAGATCCAGCCACCCGTAACATATCATCCCAATTCTTCGTAATCAGGTCAGTATTAATCTTGTTTTTAGTCAGTCCATCAAGGACACCATAGTTAGCAGAATTGTCGATTCGCCAAAAACGGGCCTCACCAATATCTGCAAGTCTCGGACTAAACCGATAGCCCAGAAGCCAAAATAAACCAAACACGACATCACTATAACCAGCAGTATCGGTCATGATCTCGACTGGATGGAGACTCGTTAATTGCTCTAACAAACCTTCCAAGAGAAAAAGCGAGTCTCGCAAAGTACCAGGAATTACAATCCCGTGGAAGCCAGTGAACTGGTCGCTGGTAAAATTGTAATAAGTAATACCCTTGCCGATACCAAAATATTTGCTATTGGGCGCAGCATTAATCGTTCTCACAGGGACACTAAAGCGCAACCCATCCGCAGATGCGACTTCCCCACCACCCCATATTTTTGCAAGGGGAATATGAGTTTGGGTATCAACCAATCGCGCATTGGCACGGATAAGAGTTTCTTGACGGATATAATTTTGCTGTACCCAAGATAATCGTCCACGAGTTAATGCAGGTAATTCTGGACGTATCAGTGGTTCCAAACCAATATTGCAAGCTTCTGCCAGCAACACCGCGCAGATACTAATGTGCAAATCATCAACCCGACTGTTGGACTGACTCAAATGGGTAAATTCTTTAGTAAACCCAGTCCTAGCATTAATTTCAAGCATTACCTCCGGCAGATCAACTTTTGGCAACATTGCTGCCACTTGCCTTTTAAGCGTTATCAAACTGGGCGCTTCTTCCAGTTTATCTATTGGGGTCAATACTAAATTATCTTTTCCATCAAAGTGTTCAATGCGTACCGCACTATTATTCTCAAAGTTAGCAGCAGTGCGACGGTAAGCCTCATCCAATTCTTGTTTTAAGATAGAGAGTGATGAATCAAAGGTTGGTTGGAAATCTAAAGTCCGACATATACCTGCCCGTTGTGCTGACCATGCTTCATCACTAAGAAGTTTGGCACGGGGGTCACAGTAATGTTGACTTTTGACCACAAACACATCCCGGCGACGTAACGCCGACCTTAAGGATTGTAAAACGCAGAACGTGTAAGCTTTACGGTCAATTGTGCCATTGGGATTAATGCAATACCGTGTCCACCCTTTGGTAATCACTTTGAGTGGTGCAGCACTCATGTCGGGTCGATTTTGACCCTCAATAGCACGTAAAAATAAGAGCGCATCCAAAATATGTGCCGCATTCTCGGAAGATGAAAACTCAATTTGAGAAAGCAGTGAGGGGAGGAAAATACGGATTCCACGCCAGCGAGACAGTAGCAAATCATAATACTCATCATCTTCTGGACGGGCCAACGATTTGACTTTAGCTACCGCTTGAGTCAATTGTTCTTGACTGACTCTGATAAAAGCTTCAATCCTGACATTAATATCCTCGCATTCGTTGTCTATCAGGACTTCTACAGCCTCCGCTAGTTTGAGTGCGGCGGCATCCAAATCTTTGAGCGTTCGCAGACGTTGTTGTTCCCCCTCCCGCTTAGATTTCGACAACAACCCTTTAACCAGTAAATCGAACAAATCAATTACATCATCTGTTGCCGTATATTCCAGTAAATAAGTAAATGCCAGTAAGGTGGCAATTCTCTTGTTATCAGGCATCCGGGCAATCGCCGCCGACCGAGAAGCGGCCCCAAGACGTGCTAAAAATTTCACTCGTGTCGGTGGGATTCTAGATAAGTCAATGTCAGAAATCCCAAACGACCGTATTTCCGACAAACGATTAATCGCCGCTAACATAGATTTGGCATTGACGCGAGTCGGAGAGTGACGCAAACGGTCGAGAGTTGAGTAACGTGCTAACTCTTTTATGAGTAACAATTTTTCAAGTATTTCAATTTGCTTTTTGTTGGGGAGTGAAGACAAAACCTTAAAAAGACGGTTAGCTGCTCTTTCACGTACTGATGCCACTAACCGTGCTAAAACGCTCACTCCCGGTAACAGTATTTTTCGTTCTGCCAACCGTGCTGTAGTTAGGTCAAATAAAACACTGGGAGATTCCGCGCTCAAAGTTGACCTTTGGTAAAGCCAACGCACCAGTTTCCAATGTTCAGGTTGGGAGTGAAATTCTTGGTAGCCATAGCGTTGTTTGATTAACGCTGTATGCTCCCATTTGGTTTCGGAATTTCTATATTGTTCTAAGCAGCTTGCATCCAACTGACCCAATTGAGATGTCAGATAATCAACCACCAGTAAAGGAACGTCTGTTGGGTCGGTTAAAAAAGTCCCTAAAAAGCGGACGGTACATAACTGCAATCCCAAACCCAAGCGGTTATGATTCCCTCGTCGTTTTTTAATCAGCTCTTTGTCAAGATCATCCAAGTAAAAATACTTTGCTAGTTGTTCAGCAGATGGTTCACCGTTGTAACATCCATATCTTTTCTCTTGTTCGCCACTTAAAAATTCAACTGGCATCTAGGTTGATTTTTTGACTTAAATATTATTCAGTTTGCTTATAGGATTTGCCACAATGTGGACAAAATTTAAACTTGAGCGACACAATTGGTTCGTGACAACTCAAACATCTATCTCGCAATTGCGTCCCGCACGCAAAGCAATATTTTGACCGTAAAGAAGTCCACATGGGGTCAAGAGTTGTCCCCGGTGTCCAACATTTTGGGCAAAATTTGAGCGAAGTTATAGCTTCAAGTGATACTTTTTTGACAACGGCATCTAAATATTCTTGAGGGATACATAAGGCCGCAGCCAAACCAGATTTAGCTTTTTGATTGAGCCGAGATGTAGCTTCTGCTTCAATTTTGCGAATAGTCTGGACATGGATTCCGGCTTTTGTACTTAACTCCAATTGAGTTAGAGATAGAGAGTTACGGACTCGTTGAATGTAACAACCCAACGTCTCTGCTGGCTTAGGAGCCGCATCCGTCACAGATACATTCATGAAAATATATCTACTTCGTTACCTATTAATATTAAGTTAATATTTGTCCATCAGTTAAATAATTTAAGTAGCTCTTGTCAGATGAGTGTTAATTTAGCAT belongs to Nostoc sp. KVJ3 and includes:
- a CDS encoding Tn3 family transposase, producing the protein MPVEFLSGEQEKRYGCYNGEPSAEQLAKYFYLDDLDKELIKKRRGNHNRLGLGLQLCTVRFLGTFLTDPTDVPLLVVDYLTSQLGQLDASCLEQYRNSETKWEHTALIKQRYGYQEFHSQPEHWKLVRWLYQRSTLSAESPSVLFDLTTARLAERKILLPGVSVLARLVASVRERAANRLFKVLSSLPNKKQIEILEKLLLIKELARYSTLDRLRHSPTRVNAKSMLAAINRLSEIRSFGISDIDLSRIPPTRVKFLARLGAASRSAAIARMPDNKRIATLLAFTYLLEYTATDDVIDLFDLLVKGLLSKSKREGEQQRLRTLKDLDAAALKLAEAVEVLIDNECEDINVRIEAFIRVSQEQLTQAVAKVKSLARPEDDEYYDLLLSRWRGIRIFLPSLLSQIEFSSSENAAHILDALLFLRAIEGQNRPDMSAAPLKVITKGWTRYCINPNGTIDRKAYTFCVLQSLRSALRRRDVFVVKSQHYCDPRAKLLSDEAWSAQRAGICRTLDFQPTFDSSLSILKQELDEAYRRTAANFENNSAVRIEHFDGKDNLVLTPIDKLEEAPSLITLKRQVAAMLPKVDLPEVMLEINARTGFTKEFTHLSQSNSRVDDLHISICAVLLAEACNIGLEPLIRPELPALTRGRLSWVQQNYIRQETLIRANARLVDTQTHIPLAKIWGGGEVASADGLRFSVPVRTINAAPNSKYFGIGKGITYYNFTSDQFTGFHGIVIPGTLRDSLFLLEGLLEQLTSLHPVEIMTDTAGYSDVVFGLFWLLGYRFSPRLADIGEARFWRIDNSANYGVLDGLTKNKINTDLITKNWDDMLRVAGSLKLGTVNATDLMRSLQRGNQPSTLAKALGELGRIIKTLYLLSYIDDETYRRRILTQINRGESRHSLSRTVFHGQRGEIRQRYREGQEDQLGALGLVVNVIVLWNTYYMDAAVNKLSSLGQATHREDIARLSPLGRKHINMLGRYYFLLAEPILKGELRSLRDPYAPVDFDDLL
- a CDS encoding double zinc ribbon domain-containing protein; amino-acid sequence: MNVSVTDAAPKPAETLGCYIQRVRNSLSLTQLELSTKAGIHVQTIRKIEAEATSRLNQKAKSGLAAALCIPQEYLDAVVKKVSLEAITSLKFCPKCWTPGTTLDPMWTSLRSKYCFACGTQLRDRCLSCHEPIVSLKFKFCPHCGKSYKQTE